A single region of the Flavobacteriales bacterium genome encodes:
- a CDS encoding bifunctional 3-deoxy-7-phosphoheptulonate synthase/chorismate mutase type II, with protein MSQWFQGLPHPLFMAGPCSAESEEQMMEVAQGIAASGKVTVLRAGIWKPRTRPDTFEGRGEQALPWLNAAAKQNGLLSLTEVANAAHVEAALKAEIDMLWVGARTTVNPFSVQEIADALQGVDIPVLVKNPIHPELQLWIGALERINKAGIKKLAAIHRGFSTYEKTPFRNAPMWEIPIELKRLIPQLPIICDPSHISGTRELIEMVSQKALDLDMAGLIIETHPDPEHALSDAQQQITPARLNELLNGLSIRNPEVSNHEFQTALEELRTKIDDLDLEILQKFAARMDIAEKIGEYKKENQVTILQLQRWEEIIRKRKMQGEAMGLSDAFLRKLLEIIHEESIRRQNGVMNNSSK; from the coding sequence ATGAGTCAGTGGTTTCAAGGTTTGCCTCATCCCTTGTTCATGGCCGGACCATGCAGTGCTGAGTCGGAAGAGCAAATGATGGAGGTGGCACAGGGAATTGCGGCGAGCGGAAAAGTCACCGTGCTTCGTGCGGGAATCTGGAAACCGAGGACTCGTCCCGACACCTTCGAAGGCCGTGGTGAACAAGCCTTGCCATGGTTAAATGCGGCTGCAAAACAAAATGGATTACTTAGTTTAACGGAAGTGGCCAATGCCGCTCATGTGGAAGCAGCGTTAAAAGCTGAAATCGACATGTTATGGGTGGGGGCGCGGACTACCGTAAATCCATTTTCGGTTCAGGAAATAGCAGATGCTTTGCAAGGGGTCGACATTCCCGTTTTGGTGAAAAATCCGATTCATCCGGAGCTTCAGTTGTGGATTGGTGCTTTGGAGCGGATCAATAAAGCGGGAATTAAAAAATTGGCTGCTATTCATCGTGGCTTTTCCACCTACGAAAAAACGCCTTTCCGAAATGCTCCCATGTGGGAAATCCCCATCGAGTTAAAACGACTGATTCCGCAATTACCGATAATATGCGATCCGAGTCACATTTCCGGTACACGCGAACTTATCGAAATGGTATCGCAAAAGGCGCTGGATTTGGATATGGCGGGACTCATCATCGAAACCCATCCGGATCCTGAACACGCTTTGAGTGATGCGCAACAGCAAATTACGCCGGCGCGATTGAACGAGTTATTAAATGGACTTTCCATTCGTAATCCGGAGGTGAGCAATCACGAATTTCAGACTGCATTGGAGGAGTTGCGGACAAAAATTGATGATCTGGATCTGGAAATTCTGCAAAAGTTCGCGGCGCGAATGGATATTGCCGAAAAAATAGGGGAGTATAAAAAAGAAAATCAAGTAACCATTTTGCAATTACAGCGCTGGGAAGAAATTATCCGCAAGCGAAAAATGCAAGGGGAAGCCATGGGTTTGAGTGATGCTTTTTTGCGGAAATTACTTGAGATTATCCACGAGGAATCCATTCGCAGGCAGAATGGGGTAATGAACAATTCCTCTAAATGA
- the purS gene encoding phosphoribosylformylglycinamidine synthase subunit PurS, translating to MKFKAEIDVMPLEALLDPQGKAVSNSMKNLNLSQITNVRIGKHMTLHVEAANKEEAGKLVDEACKKLLHNPIMESYRFTLTEN from the coding sequence ATGAAATTTAAAGCCGAGATCGATGTAATGCCACTGGAAGCACTGCTCGACCCCCAGGGGAAAGCCGTAAGCAACAGCATGAAAAACCTGAACCTATCACAAATTACCAATGTGCGCATCGGTAAACATATGACCCTTCACGTTGAGGCAGCGAACAAAGAAGAAGCCGGAAAATTGGTGGACGAAGCCTGCAAAAAATTATTGCACAATCCCATTATGGAAAGCTATCGCTTTACGTTGACCGAAAACTAA
- the pssA gene encoding CDP-diacylglycerol--serine O-phosphatidyltransferase has translation MQIRSQIPNLFTLGNLFCGILAIIYAFQWELSISAYLVLLAAVLDFFDGFLARLLKVSGDMGKQLDSLADMVSFGVVPGIIVFQLMKLTLFLENPTFVLSWNPFLFIPLIIPLLSAYRLAKFNIDTRQSDSFIGVPTPANTLFFIAFPLMLEWDGELVRHMHIGDEVYSNFMPQMWFSFNPFENNEWSGILLNRYFLSITAVIMSFLLIAEIPLFALKFKSFGWKGNEIRFSFLAVAAALLIIFQFVAIPIIILLYILISILKPLIFKS, from the coding sequence ATGCAAATTCGATCTCAAATCCCCAATCTCTTTACCCTTGGTAATCTGTTTTGCGGAATCCTCGCTATCATTTACGCCTTTCAATGGGAGCTATCCATTTCGGCCTACCTCGTACTCCTGGCAGCGGTGCTCGATTTTTTCGACGGTTTTCTGGCGCGTTTGCTTAAGGTGAGTGGCGACATGGGAAAACAGCTCGACTCCCTTGCCGATATGGTTTCATTTGGAGTGGTACCCGGAATTATTGTTTTTCAACTCATGAAACTTACGCTGTTTCTCGAAAATCCAACCTTTGTTTTAAGCTGGAACCCCTTCCTTTTTATTCCCCTCATTATTCCATTGCTTTCGGCATACCGCCTGGCCAAATTCAACATCGACACCCGGCAATCGGATTCGTTTATTGGCGTACCTACTCCAGCCAATACACTCTTTTTTATAGCCTTCCCGCTTATGCTGGAATGGGATGGCGAATTGGTTCGGCATATGCACATTGGTGATGAAGTTTACTCCAATTTCATGCCTCAGATGTGGTTTTCCTTTAATCCCTTTGAAAACAACGAATGGTCGGGAATCCTGCTGAATCGCTATTTTTTAAGCATCACCGCGGTGATTATGTCCTTTTTACTCATTGCCGAAATACCGCTATTTGCACTCAAATTCAAATCTTTTGGATGGAAGGGCAATGAAATTCGTTTTTCATTTTTAGCGGTGGCTGCTGCATTGTTGATAATATTTCAGTTTGTAGCAATCCCAATTATTATACTTTTGTACATCTTAATATCCATATTGAAACCACTTATTTTCAAGTCATGA
- a CDS encoding PorV/PorQ family protein, which yields MKNSFFTFCLLLAGGAVSLKAQTAKYSNEFLSIGVGARALGMSNSVIATGDDVTAGYWNPAGLTGIRGDMQVGLMHSEQFGGIAKFDYGGLAKVLDSNSAFAVSIIRFGIDDIPNTTELIDQAGNIDYSRISTFSAADYAFIGSYARKTKIPGLRIGANVKIIHRKIGDFGKSWGFGLDASAQYNYKKWQFGAMARDITTTFNAWSYSLTSEMINTFIATGNDIPTNSVELTLPKLLLGGGRKFEIKDRFSVLTELDVDMSFDGMRNTLIKSNSVSIDPHFGFEAGYKNIVFLRGGVGNFQKSKKIDGTGDEWTFQPNIGVGVRIRQFTIDYALTDVGNQSAVIYSNVFSLRFDISKPGS from the coding sequence ATGAAAAATTCTTTTTTCACTTTCTGTTTGTTGCTTGCCGGTGGAGCTGTTTCGTTAAAGGCTCAAACGGCCAAATATTCCAATGAATTTTTATCGATCGGTGTAGGTGCCCGTGCCCTGGGGATGTCCAACTCAGTTATCGCCACAGGTGATGATGTTACGGCTGGATATTGGAATCCGGCAGGTTTAACCGGGATTCGCGGCGATATGCAAGTGGGACTGATGCACTCTGAACAGTTTGGCGGAATTGCCAAATTCGATTATGGAGGATTGGCAAAAGTACTCGATTCCAATAGCGCATTTGCAGTTTCTATCATTCGCTTTGGTATTGATGATATTCCCAATACCACCGAGTTAATTGATCAGGCAGGAAATATAGATTATAGTCGCATTTCAACTTTTTCTGCGGCAGATTATGCCTTTATTGGTTCTTATGCACGCAAAACCAAAATTCCCGGCTTACGCATTGGGGCCAACGTAAAAATCATTCACCGTAAAATTGGTGATTTCGGAAAGTCATGGGGATTTGGATTGGATGCTTCTGCGCAATACAACTACAAGAAATGGCAATTCGGAGCGATGGCCCGGGATATTACGACCACGTTCAATGCCTGGAGTTATTCACTCACTTCCGAAATGATCAACACGTTTATTGCAACAGGAAATGATATTCCGACCAATTCGGTGGAATTGACTTTACCCAAATTGTTATTGGGTGGTGGACGAAAATTTGAAATCAAAGACCGCTTTAGTGTCCTAACGGAATTGGATGTGGATATGAGTTTCGACGGAATGCGTAATACGTTAATCAAATCCAATTCCGTGAGTATCGATCCGCATTTCGGATTTGAAGCAGGATACAAAAACATTGTTTTTCTCCGCGGTGGAGTAGGTAATTTTCAGAAATCGAAAAAAATAGATGGCACAGGTGATGAGTGGACCTTCCAACCTAACATTGGAGTAGGCGTTCGCATTCGTCAGTTTACCATCGATTATGCGCTGACCGATGTCGGCAACCAATCGGCTGTCATTTATTCCAACGTATTTTCACTCCGATTCGACATCAGCAAACCCGGTTCATGA